The Chionomys nivalis chromosome 4, mChiNiv1.1, whole genome shotgun sequence genome contains the following window.
ccacattttttttaactttttgaataAAGATAAATGTTATTAATCTCATAGCTGATAATACAAGAACAAGTCAAAAAAACTTTCCCCAAAAGGCTAGAGAGTAAATAAATATCCTAAGTTTTACAGGCCGTGTATATGGTCTTCCTTTtataacctttaaaaatatatgccaagtggtggtggcggcacacagctttagtcctaacactcaggaagaagaggcaagaggatctctgtgaattcaaggccaacctggtctacagagtgagttccaggacagccagggctgttacacagagaaaccctgtctcaaaaaaaaacaaatgtgtgtgtgtgtatgataaatagataaaatacacatacacatggccAACCTTGGGGGGAAAAAACTTAGTTTTCTGACCACTGTTATAAAGTATGTGCTTCTTTTGTTAGAGAAATTGTTCTCATCAGACTTATGCTAGGCCTTTCGCATTTTTTCTCATCCAAATGTTAGGTTTACTAAGGGTAGCTAATCAAAGATACCCAGTTCTTATTTATCTCTACAATGCTTATCTCCCACACTTTATTGCTTGACTTGTATGTTACTTGATGAATATTTACTGAGCTAAATGAAGAGGTGAATATAGTCAATGTTGTTTCTCTGAGTTATACTTTCATTGTACCCGTTCATTATGGTGTGCTGGGGCTCCACCAGGAGTCTGTACctgtcaggcaagcactctgtcactgagctacactccaggTCTTGCTTTGGTTTGGAAAAGAAAGCGATTTTTAAGCCAATAATCAAATTACTTGAAGAAGGGCTCTTACCTTGGAGTTCCACACATCCCTAAGAGGGGTAGGGATCTCAAAAACTaagctaacaaaaaaaaaaacaaaaacaaaaacaaaaacaaacaaacaaaaagctgagcTGACAAATTTGCAAGTGTGTGTATTTTTCTGGTAAGAGGACTGATAGCTTTTCTTGGATTTCAAATGGATTTTTGACCCCTAAGAGTTAAAAAACAACCACATTAATGAAAGAATTTCAGATATCTACCATAACCTGGAGTACgtacgtacgtatgtatgtataagaatgagagaaaggaaTTCTTTAGGACACCTCTCAGATCATACACACCCACGTTCTCTTGATTGTGAAGAGTATAGCACAGCCTCTCTCAACCAGCCGACATTTTTGAATACACCGCACTCCCAGCACTAAAATTGCCTTCAGCCTTCCTGACCACTGCCGCGGCAGGATGACAGTGGAAGCTGTCCTGAGTCTTAGATCAGGACAGCGTTCTGTGCTTCCTCTCTACAGGTTATTACAAAATCAGAGATGGGCCTCCCCTGTACTCAAGAGGGGAAGGCTGTGGGTTCAGGGATAGTGGTGGATTAACGTGTCTGTAcgcccacacatgcacacatatgtacaccctTCCCTCACCCACAGACCTTTCAGGACAAAGCCATTGATACAGGAAAGCAAAACATTCACTCTAGAGCTTTAGGAAACTCTCCCCAGCCAAAAAACGTTTTCCTAACCCCTACCCAAAAAGGCCAGACAGCCTGGAGACCCTTGTTTTTGTGTCTCTAATCACCGGCTCAGACAGTGCCCTCTGGGCTGTTTGGATGGCCTAACCCTCTCCCTCCCAGGATCATTCTCTCTTTTGTTGCATTGTGAGAAAATTATGGCTAGGAATTTGATCTGGAGCCAGTGTCAGCTTCCGGGGGTGACCTCAGCATCCAAGTGTGAGCTTAGGACGCTGAGAAGATGGGCACATTTCACAGTGGAAATTGCTCCCTATGACCTTCCAATCCGTTCGCGGTTCGGTCTTCCAGGCTACAGAACAGGAGCAGCACAAACAAGACCCCAAGGTTTGGGTTTATTCAGCTCCACCCAGAACTAAATCAAAGGCTATGATACATCAAAGAACCAAACCATACACTGTGGACCATACTCCTATCCCTTCCCCTGAGGATGCTGCTACCTCTGGGGTGGTGGACTTCTGGAATCCCCGTGAGACGTAGACAGGAGATTCACTGGGTGCTGGCTCTCCCGCGGGCAGTCAGGACTCGACTCtggctccttcttcctcttcctcctggtcAGGAGGcgcagggagcagagagatgtAGACCTCATTGACTTCCGTGTCCAAATGCCGGCCACCCCGAGGCGCCTCCAAGTTAAGGATGccatcatgggagagggcagctCGGACCCGCCAGGGATCCACATCTGCTGGCAGGACATAGGTGCGACAGAACTCTCGGGACACGAAGCCGTGTCGATCCAGACGCTGGGGGTGCCGAGCCGACACCTCCAGCAGGTTGTCCACAGTCCTCACGGTCACCTCGTCTGGGGTAAAGTGGCTCACATCAAGAAATGCCTGGAACTTGCCCTCGCTGAGCCTGAGCTCTGAGGCCCCTGCCCTAGTGCCCTCCCCAGCTCTGGCGGCCCTAGGCCGAACATAGTAGCCATGGTAGAGGGTAGGGGTCAGGATTTCTTCTGGAAGGAGACCTGGGggtacagagagagaaagcaagaggcaGGATGAGGGAGGGTGCAGTGTGCACAGGGCTGAAAGGCGAGATCAGGAGATGTGGGCCTGGGAAGAACAGGTGG
Protein-coding sequences here:
- the Hspb2 gene encoding heat shock protein beta-2 isoform X2, with protein sequence MSGRTVPHAHPATAEYEFANPSRLSEQRFGEDVDPWRVRAALSHDGILNLEAPRGGRHLDTEVNEVYISLLPAPPDQEEEEEGARVES
- the Hspb2 gene encoding heat shock protein beta-2 isoform X1, whose amino-acid sequence is MSGRTVPHAHPATAEYEFANPSRLSEQRFGEGLLPEEILTPTLYHGYYVRPRAARAGEGTRAGASELRLSEGKFQAFLDVSHFTPDEVTVRTVDNLLEVSARHPQRLDRHGFVSREFCRTYVLPADVDPWRVRAALSHDGILNLEAPRGGRHLDTEVNEVYISLLPAPPDQEEEEEGARVES